The proteins below come from a single Triticum aestivum cultivar Chinese Spring chromosome 5D, IWGSC CS RefSeq v2.1, whole genome shotgun sequence genomic window:
- the LOC123121799 gene encoding putative wall-associated receptor kinase-like 16, whose protein sequence is MKLGCSRFLLSFHVLACLSAIWVLATADVPAAHRPGCQAKCGEVDIPVPFGIGEQCALHNGFNLNCTSINGATKPFSGDFEVTKISVPDGKAWMNTTTISWQCYSESTGGMTHYKGWADFTGTPFWISEVDNKIFVIGCNTLAYMMGSSYLIGCKSTCDDTLMDGTCSGAGCCQVDVPTGVRFYNGNFDQSYNNTEIWHYSRCSYMVLMEKAAFNFRTSYVGSTVFYNAYNGTVPLVLNWRAGRLTCDEAQKNMSSYACVSGHSACVNTTGDKPGYRCTCSDGYEGNPYIQNGCQDIDECLQNATICGSGMCENTAGHYTCSCRRGKNWTNGNCQSRFPVMPVVGTTVGLVALVIALACACMIQERRKLQKMKRDYFRQHGGLILFDEMRSKQGISFKIFTEEELQEATNRFSEQQVLGQGGYGTVYKGILEGNVEVAVKRCKTADEQQKKEFGKEMLILSEVNHRNIVKLLGCCLEVEVPMLVYEFVPNGTLFQLIHGNHGLRISLATRLGIAHESADALSYLHSSASTPILHGDVKSSNILLDRDNKAKVADFGASILAPTDKSQFITLVHGTCGYLDPEYMQTNLLTDKSDVYSFGVVLLELLMAKLPFNFDPDVPAHEKSLSMMFTYAMKDNKLDQILDAEIKDGDNIEIIEEIAELAMRCLEMCGDNRPSMKEVAEKLDSLRKVMQHPSVQRNPEEMECLLGEPSSTASSTITSAEYFSIEKKAVNGLQSGR, encoded by the exons ATGAAGCTGGGGTGTTCTCGGTTTCTTCTTTCTTTCCATGTTCTTGCCTGCCTTTCGGCGATTTGGGTTCTGGCCACGGCCGATGTACCGGCAGCCCACCGTCCCGGCTGCCAGGCCAAGTGCGGCGAAGTCGACATCCCAGTACCGTTCGGCATCGGCGAGCAGTGCGCGTTGCACAACGGCTTTAACCTCAACTGCACGAGCATCAACGGCGCCACAAAGCCTTTTAGCGGGGATTTTGAGGTGACCAAGATCTCCGTGCCAGACGGCAAGGCCTGGATGAACACCACGACGATCTCGTGGCAGTGCTATTCCGAATCCACTGGTGGTATGACCCACTACAAAGGATGGGCGGACTTCACCGGCACACCTTTCTGGATATCGGAAGTGGACAACAAGATCTTTGTCATCGGGTGTAATACTCTCGCTTATATGATGGGCTCTTCT TATTTAATAGGTTGCAAGTCAACGTGCGACGACACCTTGATGGATGGCACATGCTCCGGCGCCGGCTGCTGCCAAGTAGATGTCCCGACAGGCGTACGGTTTTATAATGGTAATTTCGACCAAAGCTACAACAACACGGAAATATGGCATTACAGCCGTTGCAGCTACATGGTATTGATGGAAAAGGCGGCTTTCAACTTCCGCACTAGCTATGTCGGATCCACGGTGTTTTATAATGCATACAATGGGACAGTTCCACTTGTGCTGAACTGGCGGGCAGGACGGCTGACTTGCGACGAAGCTCAGAAGAACATGAGCTCCTACGCATGTGTCAGCGGCCACAGTGCGTGTGTAAACACCACTGGCGACAAGCCAGGTTATCGCTGCACGTGCTCCGATGGATACGAAGGCAACCCTTATATCCAGAACGGATGCCAAG ATATTGATGAGTGCCTTCAAAATGCTACTATCTGCGGCTCTGGAATGTGCGAGAACACGGCAGGGCATTACACCTGCTCATGTCGACGTGGAAAAAATTGGACTAATGGCAATTGTCAATCCCGTTTTCCAGTGATGCCTGTTGTAG GTACAACTGTTGGACTAGTCGCCTTAGTGATTGCTTTAGCATGTGCATGCATGATCCAAGAGAGAAGAAAGCTACAGAAGATGAAACGAGACTACTTTCGGCAGCACGGTGGTCTAATATTATTTGATGAAATGAGATCAAAGCAAGGTatttcattcaaaatcttcacggAAGAAGAACTACAAGAAGCCACGAACAGGTTTAGTGAGCAACAAGTACTGGGTCAAGGGGGCTATGGGACCGTGTACAAGGGGATTCTTGAAGGCAACGTGGAAGTAGCGGTGAAGAGATGCAAGACCGCTGACGAGCAACAAAAGAAAGAATTTGGTAAAGAGATGCTAATCTTGTCTGAGGTCAACCATAGAAACATTGTGAAGCTCCTTGGGTGTTGCCTCGAAGTGGAAGTCCCCATGCTAGTATATGAGTTCGTCCCAAATGGCACCCTCTTCCAGCTCATACACGGTAACCATGGCCTACGTATCTCCTTGGCTACTCGCTTGGGGATCGCCCACGAGTCGGCCGATGCACTCTCCTATCTTCACTCATCGGCTTCGACACCGATCCTCCATGGTGATGTCAAGTCCTCCAATATTCTTCTTGATAGGGACAACAAAGCCAAAGTAGCTGACTTTGGTGCCTCCATCTTGGCACCAACTGACAAGTCGCAATTCATCACACTGGTACATGGAACATGCGGGTACCTTGACCCGGAGTACATGCAAACCAACCTGCTGACGGACAAGAGCGATGTGTACAGCTTTGGGGTTGTTTTATTGGAGCTACTCATGGCCAAATTGCCATTTAATTTCGATCCGGACGTCCCTGCCCATGAGAAGAGCCTATCGATGATGTTTACGTATGCCATGAAGGACAATAAGCTCGACCAGATCTTGGATGCTGAGATCAAGGATGGGGATAACATAGAGATTATTGAAGAGATCGCGGAGCTAGCGATGCGATGCTTAGAGATGTGTGGTGACAATAGGCCATCGATGAAGGAAGTTGCGGAGAAGCTTGATAGTCTGAGAAAGGTCATGCAACATCCATCGGTGCAGCGGAACCCTGAAGAGATGGAATGCCTACTTGGGGAGCCATCATCGACGGCCAGCTCGACAATAACCAGTGCCGAATATTTCAGCATCGAGAAGAAAGCTGTTAATGGTCTACAGTCAGGTCGTTAA